In the Zingiber officinale cultivar Zhangliang chromosome 5A, Zo_v1.1, whole genome shotgun sequence genome, atgaCTATATCTTGTAATGATCCTAAAATTAATTCTTTCCCAACGACCGCCGACTTCAGACCCCTTCTCCCTTCAACCGCCTCACCTCCATGTCAAACCTTCCTTCGTGAACCCTCTCAAGCCCCTTCCTACAGGAGACCAAAGCCCCCTTTGCACCAAACACCCGAGCACCAAACCATTTTCTTCGTATTGGAATTGACTCTTAAGATCAAATCATTCTACAACAAGCCCGCATTCCTCTACCGCTCGGATTGCCTGCCTTCCTGAGCATGTATTCGTTTGGGGGTATCATGCACGGTTACTAGAAAAGATAAACTAGGAAAGATAAGATAAATGTGTAGGAGATGAGAAAGCTAAGATGAATGTGCATGGttactagaaaaataaaataagaaagatGAGAAAGTAAAGATGAATAATAGGAAATAATGTTATTGGTGAAATTAGCTAAGAGATTGGCACTTCTTTGATCAAATAAGAATGTTAACAGTCTATAATAGCATCTAAATACTTCAAAATGTAATCATATTGATTTATTATCCTTGAGAAAGGACAAGATGGTCATCATAATTTaggttattttcttttattttgtgtTATAAAATTGAATAATTACCTAATGCAGGTTGCAGAACTCATGGCATGCATGGCGGAAAATAAGAATCTCAGTTATTGTAGGATTGTAGAGGTGATTGCTGAAACAACTGCACCATTGCTGCCTATGGAGGAGCTTCTTGCCAAGATAAAGTCTGACAGGTTGTTGACGGTTGACACTGGATTTTACAGTTATTCTACTTTTGCTACTAATGCACAAACAAATCAACCTATAGTTCTATACAGCATACTTGATCTCTCACTCATTCTCTCTCTCTGTATATTTCTTCAAACAATTTCCAATTCCTTCACTGATGATTTTTCTTTGCTAAATAATTTGAATGCAGCAAGCCATATCCTATCTACCAATGAAACTTAATTATGAGTTAGCCATGCTCCATCTCTTTCAGAGCTTGCTCCTTCTGGTGCTGATCCTAAACCTACCAAGCCAATAGTGAAGGATGAACCTGCAAACGTGCAAGAGCAAATGATCGCTCCACTTTCTCCTTATGCTATGCGAGCCACTTTTTACGATCACATATGATGCTGGAAACATAACCCGTGAACTTGAAGTGTTTTATATAAATAGGTATAATGACTTGAAGCCATCAAGTTCCTGATTCCTGTGCAAAGTATTACCAAGCCATCAGCTGCTGTTAGTCCATCCAAAATGGCTGGAAATGATTGTGACCCCAGGAAAATCTCTCCTTATGTTAGCATAAGCAAGTTTTCCTTGCACTTGTCTGATTTTGCTCTTGTTGACTGAGCTGAATGCCTAATGTGCTATTCTGGCAGGTATGAAGATTTGAAACCACCTTCCTCTTCCTCTGCCACCCAAATCACTGCTTCTGCCAAGACAAGTGCAATGGATGTATTACTAGGGGAATCCATAACAGAAAATGGTCCAACTACGATAAATCCAGTCCTTTCAGCCGCAACACAACCTCATGCAGTTGCCAATACTAACTTGAATCACCGATCGCCATTTCCTATGTATGGCTTCTTTTGCTACCATCTTTATGAAATCAAATTATAGAATCTGAAATTGGTATAATTGTTCTTGAAAAATAGAAGTGGCATTTTGCCATTTAACTATTTGGTGTTGTTTTGACAACACATTAATATTAGAGAAAATTTTCACATTCCCCTTAGAGTTTACCGATATTCTCATTGCACCTCCAGCAAATTTGATAAATTACATCTTACCCCTAACCTGTGCAAAATCATCATATTGTTAGGTTAAGATGATTGCCAACACTGAATCATAGGAGAGTTTTTACGCGGCCTCTATTTGCTTGCTTGcttgctttctttctttctttcttttaagTTCCCActagaatttcaaaattagtgaCAAGCCAGGTATTTTTATATGAACTAGGCAAAAACGTCTACCAGTCTGCTTGCTAGTCAATTGTAAGCTGCTTGACATGGATGAGATTGAATTTCCCCTTCATTTGTGATTGCTCATGCTTTCATCTATTTCACGTTAGCTATTTTTGCTTATCCTCTCGGAGAAATTTCGTAGTACGTTGTGCAACAATATCTCAACCAAAAAGTCAAAAACAAAATATAGTATATCATCAACAGACTCATTTGTTTggcaccggcaaatcagaatctTGACCACACTACAGCTTGAAGTTGATTCATGGATGGAAAGATCCAAGTGGTTTGGTTGCCGGCCATAGCTAACTCTGTGATATAACCGGCTTTAACTCCACGTTACGTTTATGTTGGCAGGCAAGAGAAACAAAAGAACCGGGTCAAACAAGAAGACGTGCAACAAGTTGAAACAAGTTCAAGTACATCACTTATCTTTTAAATATATGTATATTATGTCATTGAACTATCCTTTTGGTCCAACATCTCCAACAGAGACATCGACGCCTCAACCATTTCATTTTTCTccacatattaattaaatccgtTCACTGTATCCCTTTTTCCTCGATTTCAGTTTAATTTATCCATGTTCTATAAATAATCTCGTCTCTCTGCAATGAACATGAACTTGAGGATGATAAGGAGGAGAGGCTAGGTGAGAGCATGATGTTGGTACGGCTCAATCAAATCATCCTGATTTAttctgagtattttaaatttatagttCGATCCGATTGAGCCGTGCCAATATCAAACTTTGCCCGGTCTATTtcggaaaagagaagtttaatgcTATTGTGCTGCAGGTTTGTATATGAGTGGCTCCTGTAGTATATCAGTCCAAGGTATGTATTTTTGATATCCTGAAAAAATTATAAGCATGGATCCTGGTAATCCATTTATTCTGATGGTCAATCTGTCGGTGTTATTAAAATCAGATAATTGATCATGTAGATTCTTTTGAACTGGCATAGTATATTTGTTCGATCAGGGAACCCCCAAAACTCCGGCCGATCTGATTTTAAGAACACTGCAAGCTGCAACAGAAGAGTACGCACGCATGCAACAATGGATGTTCGGAGGAACTTACTATTCGATCCGTTTAAATGGatatagattttaaaaatttggatAAAATAGCAAAATTCTTATGGGTATTGATGAGTTTAGATGAAAAGACTCGCTAGCTAGTGAATAGTTGAGAAAAGTTAAGCTATTTGAAGATTATATAGGATTCTATCTGAAATCAGGAAAGATGATGTGCTGGGTAGGTATTTTTACTATTGACCGTGCTAGAAGAGGATGACATCGAGCGATCTTTTCTATGCACATCATAGAGAGAGCAAATGAAAATGTTAGAGTGAGAACTAAGGAGGGGGTCCTTGGCACACGCATTCCAACGTTCAAGTTAGAATCGTGACAAAAatagagaagaagatgaacagtagaataATAATATTGATGTGTATGTGCGCGCGCATATCATAATGTATTTGGTTAATAGAGagaactcttttttttttactgaCCCTCATAATTTACGCAATAATTAGGTGTTAGAGAATGTCTGGTATCAGAATATGTCGAGTAAAGGAAGAGGTACGACCATCCTCAGAGGAAGGTTCTATTACGTGTATATGTCAGGGTTGCGAAATATTTCCTGACGAGTAATTGTTATTCTTTGATAGGTTGTTACGATTTTCTAACATAGCTATATCTTGGAAAAAATTTGACTGGCTCTGGGGTCGATCGGCTGTATGCTGGGAGACTTGCCCTTGAAGAGTGGGCAGCTAAGTCTCAAAAGGTTCGATCGACTTCAGGGTTCACCAGTTGTATGTTGGGAGACTTGCTCTTGAAGAGTAGGGAGCTAAGTCTCGAAGGTTCGACCGACTCTAGGGCCGACCAGCTGCATACTGGGAGTTGAGCCCATGAAGTGGGGAACTGAGCTCCGAAGGTCTGGCCGGTGTTGGTACTGATCGACTATATGCTGAGAGACTTCCATAGGAGAAGTAAGTAGTTAAGTCTCGAAGGTCTGACCGACGCTGGTGCTGATTGGCTATATGCTGAGAGATTTGCACaggagaagtggggagctgagtcTCAAAGGTCTGACCGACGCTAATGTCGATCGGTTATATGTTGAGAGATTTGTACATGAGAAGTGAGGAGCTTAGCCTGTAAGTTCTACCGACACTCGGGCCAATCAGTTGTGTACTTGGAGCTGAGCCCATGAAGTGAGGAGTTGCGTCCCGAAGGTTTGATCGGTGTTGGAGCCGACCGGTTATATGCTGAGACACTTGCACATAAGAAGTGGGGAGCTGGGCCCTAATGGTTTGACCGATGCTAGGGTCGACCGAGTATATGCTGAGACATTTGCACATAAAAGTGGGGAGTTGGACCTCGAAGGTCCAACCGGCTGTGTACTGGGAGTTGAACCCAGGAGTAGTGGGTGGTTGAGCCTCAAATGTGAGTGATCTGTCTGACTACGTACACCCTGACTatcttcttgactttgaccgtcacctccccttgactttgactgttATATCATCTTGATTTTAATTATCACCTCCTCTTGACTTTGACTATCATATTATTTTTACTAATCTCGTATTATTTTCGGGACCATCCACGATACGTGGTACTAATATACATACTTGACAttcttgtttttatttaattttctttatcaGGTGATATTTGTTCAACATTAGACAGACGGACATCTATTTGAGAGTATACGGAGAGGAACATATATCCTAGACGACTGGGTATGAGATGAGCAACACTCTTAGCGAGAGTTTGACTGAGGCGAATAGAGCAAGTTCAATTCAGTTGAACTACCAAAAGTTTGTTCAAGGTAAATGAGTACAGGGATAGAGATGAAATTAGCTGCAGACTGCGGAGTTATTTGTTTGCATGTATTTGAGGTGAAGGGAATTTGGTGAGAGTGACAATTATGTATTAGAGGTGTCGATTAATTGTGGCTCAGAGCATTGGGATACACTAGCAAGTCTCCAATGCTGCCAAAAAGCCTCTTTTATGTGAGTCTTCTCACTAATGATACATGATACACCATGTGAAAACGGTGCATAGGTGGATCCAACCTCGGCTTAAATTTGTTTGCAACTGTCAGCTAAATAATTCCGGCACGTGTGACTTTTTTTCATTGGTTAAATTCTGAGCACATGCATTAAATCTTGTTCGCAATGGTGTTACCATCTCAAAGAGCATGTCTCATCGAGGACCTAAGTTCACCCCCATCAGTTATTCCTCTTAAACCAAGTTGTAGAAAGATCAGTTCAAAATCTCCCATTCTGCTGCCTCCGAGAGTTCTCATTGCCACTTTGGTAAAACGtctagtttttctattttttttgtgtaattattttttttaatgataccATATGCATATCTTGATATACTTGATTACATTTTATGTACAAATAGCCTCCATTTTAATTGCATTCAATTCGATCAGATTGCTCTTTTAAACCAACTTGAATCTTCAATTTGGTTGATTTGAATCCAATTCAATGAAATCATTATGATGATAAGTTCATTTGTTCTATCTCAATGGACTAATTAAGTTGAAACTAAGATAATGTTCATTCTAACCCTTCCAACATCCTAGTGGCTAAATTTAAGAATATGATCAAGTATTACTTATTGAGCTCCTTCCTTGTGGATGTTAATTATTCTCAAATAGAGAAAAGTTATATTCCTCGTACTAGTTGTACAATTATATTTCAATCTGGCTTTAACTTTCACTTCACTTATTCATTCAGTTGGAGATTAATCATTAGCGATTCTCCCCAAAATTTAAGGCTATGCCCTAAATATTAAAGTGGTTAATAATATCTAATTTGCTTCCCTTATGGTGTTACAACATCTCACCTTGAATTGGATGGAAACCTAAATGTATTTCAACTTTtcataaacattttttttaatgtcTTTCGTTCCTCAATTGGCCAATCCCCACTCTAATTCGGGGTGGCCTCTTCTATGTGACCTTGACTTTTCTCGGTTGGAAAAGATTGTGAATCAATTGCTCACCCCTTTTCCAACCCTTAGGCAAAAGCTTCAAAAGAAACTAGAGTTGAGACTTCATCTAAGATAAATCCAATCGTTTCCAATGGTCTAGCATTGAGTTTTTTTAAGTTGCTCACAACTTTCTTATAAGTAATATGTAAACTCACTTCCTTCACCCCAGAAGTGATCTCCTAAACCCTTTGAGATTGCTATAAGATCATGACAGTGATGAGTCTTAGAAAGATGTAAGCTACAGTGTCATGTTTCTCAAACTCTTAGTGAAAATTTCACATCgtgaataaattgaaattaatcaCTACACACGGACAATGTTTGGTTCTTCCATGAGACTGAAGTTCACATAAATTTCCTCCCTAGTGAGGTTGGATAGGATTTTAAACGCATCCAAGATTGGGATCTAAAACTCTAGATAGGAGAAGATTGGAAAAAAATGTACAACTTCCACTTCCTTCAAGTCGGTCAAAGAGGATCACACGTTGATAAAAGGAAGTCTTAACTACAGTTagataaaggaaagtccaagtgagtcaaggaggactGCACGTTGACAAAAGGAAGTTCTAATTgtggttagacaaaggaaagtccaattGGGTCAAGGAGAACTGCGCGTTGGCAAAGGGAAGTTCTAACTGAGGTTAGGTAagaagaaaatttaagtgggtcaAGAGAATTGCACTTGATGATCAAAAGTCTAACAAAAAATTGACACGAGATGGAAAGTTCAAGTAGGTTAagggttgaccaaatacttggtgAAGGAATCCAATAGTTTACAATTGACCGAATGTTGGGCAAGAGAACCTATTGCGTCCATAAGATAtttacatatctccataatgacatgatattatccactttgagcctaGACCGTCATGATTTtacttttgggctctacccaaaagatctcATGCCAATAAAAATATCATACATCTTTTTAAACCCATAATTTTTTCCAAATCTTTTAAATGTGGAACTTTGACTGAATCCCAACAATTCTTCCCTTAAACGAAGGACCATCATTATTCTCATGGTCTgggcctccccgtgagcatccgACCACTCTTGATCTGTTCTGGGTCTCCTCGTAAGCATCTAGTCACCCTGATATACTTCGGGCCTCCCTGTAAGCATCTAGattcggtcactcttgacctgcttggGGTCTCCCTGTGAGCATACGGTCACCCTGACATGCTCTGGGCttccctcaacttcgttcaaggtcaccccacatgATATCTGGTATAGACCATGACTTTGATACCATTTGATGTGCCTAAAAGGAATGCACATatttccacaatggtatgatattgtccactttgagtttAGACTCTCATGACTTTACTCTTGGACTctatccaaaaggtctcatactaatggagatattaTACATCGTTTTAAATTCATGATTTTTtccaaatcttttcaatgtgagactttgattgaatcgCAAAAGAACTCTAGACTTGGATTAAGTAAGTTAAGGTTGGATAATCAAT is a window encoding:
- the LOC121982088 gene encoding uncharacterized protein LOC121982088 codes for the protein MLCEPLFTITYDAGNITRELEVFYINRYEDLKPPSSSSATQITASAKTSAMDVLLGESITENGPTTINPVLSAATQPHAVANTNLNHRSPFPMQEKQKNRVKQEDVQQVETSSSTSLIF